In Acinetobacter sp. TGL-Y2, a genomic segment contains:
- a CDS encoding N-acetylmuramidase family protein: protein MKAVAKVESSTRGAFQDYLGKKVPTILFERHYFRNFTGGKYNKSHQLISGPYDPSKYGKYSAQYPKLLEAMGLNEDAGLKSCSWGKFQIMGANFKNCGHANVKEMITDAFTSEKEQLKQFVNFVIYDKNLLSAIQGKKWDNFARGYNGPRYADNKYDVKMKEAYDFFVNNTGSLP, encoded by the coding sequence ATAAAAGCTGTGGCTAAAGTAGAAAGTTCTACTCGTGGTGCATTTCAAGATTATCTAGGAAAAAAAGTACCAACAATCCTATTTGAAAGACACTATTTTCGAAATTTTACTGGTGGGAAATATAATAAAAGTCATCAGTTAATATCTGGACCATATGATCCTTCAAAATATGGAAAATATAGTGCTCAATATCCAAAATTATTAGAAGCCATGGGGTTGAATGAAGATGCAGGATTGAAAAGTTGCTCTTGGGGTAAATTTCAGATCATGGGTGCAAATTTTAAAAATTGTGGTCATGCAAATGTAAAAGAGATGATAACGGATGCATTTACGAGTGAAAAAGAACAGTTAAAACAATTTGTAAACTTTGTTATATACGATAAAAATTTGCTTAGTGCTATTCAAGGCAAAAAATGGGATAATTTTGCTAGAGGTTATAATGGCCCTAGGTATGCTGATAATAAATATGATGTAAAAATGAAAGAGGCGTATGATTTTTTTGTTAACAATACAGGTAGTCTGCCATAG
- a CDS encoding SDR family NAD(P)-dependent oxidoreductase, which yields MKNFKNKVAAITGAGSGMGQQLAILLAKAGCHVSISDVNEKGLAETAALLKAYDVRVTTKKVDVSKQDQVKAWAAETVQNHGSVNMIFNNAGVALGSTVEGASYEDLEWIMGINFWGVVYGTKEFLPFIKKSGEGHIINTSSLFGLTAQPTQSAYNSSKFAVRGFTESLRQELDIENKGVSALCVHPGGIRTNIANDARMNDSLRSLGMNPEKSAQAFNKFLRMPAEDAAQEILDAVLQNKRRLLIGNDAKAIDIMQRILPASYQKVTAFATQLSKRFEPK from the coding sequence ATGAAAAATTTTAAAAATAAAGTGGCTGCCATTACGGGTGCAGGGTCAGGTATGGGACAACAGCTGGCTATATTGTTAGCAAAGGCGGGATGCCATGTCTCAATTAGTGACGTAAATGAAAAAGGATTAGCTGAAACTGCTGCATTGCTCAAAGCCTATGACGTGCGTGTTACCACCAAGAAAGTTGATGTGTCAAAGCAAGATCAAGTCAAAGCTTGGGCAGCAGAGACTGTGCAAAATCATGGGTCAGTGAACATGATTTTCAACAACGCAGGCGTAGCTTTAGGTTCAACGGTTGAAGGTGCAAGCTATGAAGACCTTGAATGGATTATGGGGATCAACTTTTGGGGCGTGGTATATGGCACCAAAGAGTTTCTTCCCTTCATTAAAAAATCAGGCGAAGGGCATATTATCAATACCTCAAGTTTGTTTGGTTTAACCGCTCAGCCGACACAATCTGCTTATAACTCTTCTAAATTTGCAGTGCGTGGTTTTACCGAGTCACTTCGTCAAGAATTAGATATTGAAAATAAAGGCGTAAGCGCACTTTGCGTACATCCGGGTGGTATTCGTACCAACATTGCCAATGATGCACGTATGAATGACAGTTTAAGATCTTTAGGAATGAATCCTGAAAAGTCAGCACAGGCATTTAATAAATTTTTACGTATGCCAGCCGAAGATGCTGCACAAGAAATTTTAGATGCTGTTTTACAAAATAAACGTCGTCTACTGATTGGTAATGATGCGAAAGCAATTGATATTATGCAACGCATTTTGCCCGCAAGTTATCAAAAAGTGACGGCATTTGCGACCCAATTGAGCAAGCGTTTCGAGCCTAAATAA
- a CDS encoding MATE family efflux transporter has translation MQPHLSPIDEPDFWKVFLVFLLPLIATNILQNLSGTINTVFVGQMMGVDAIAAVAVFFPILFCLMAFVIGLSAGSTVLVGQAWGAQNIEKVRAVVGSTLFMTLIGGSIIAIFGVLAAKSILLALGTDPAVMHLSLPYVQWMLAGSPLLFIYIIYTSILRGVGDSITPLIALGMTSLIGLFITPVLIAGYFGFPKMGIIAPAIATIVGYLAVLIFLFVYLNKKNHPLKPDRALCKFIRYDPEISKVILRLGIPTGIQMVTTSVAGLVIVGLVNRYGSDATAAYGAVNQVLNYIQFPALSIGIAASIFAAQAIGAGKADSLSKVTKTALSMNILITGSLVILAYLFSKYLMALFITDPAVVVLGQQLLFIVLWAILFFGASAIFASIMRASGTVTVPMIINIIAILLIELPCAYLFSDWWGLEGIWYAYALAFVCLCMMQGLYYQFVWKKKTVEVLI, from the coding sequence ATGCAGCCGCATCTCAGCCCGATTGATGAACCCGATTTTTGGAAAGTCTTTTTAGTCTTTCTACTGCCACTGATTGCGACCAATATCTTACAAAATTTATCGGGCACGATTAACACGGTTTTTGTCGGTCAAATGATGGGCGTAGACGCCATAGCAGCGGTTGCCGTGTTCTTTCCTATCTTGTTTTGTCTGATGGCTTTTGTGATTGGTTTATCTGCGGGTTCTACCGTTCTGGTCGGTCAAGCGTGGGGCGCACAGAATATTGAAAAAGTCCGTGCTGTGGTCGGTTCAACCTTATTTATGACCCTGATTGGCGGCAGTATTATTGCCATTTTTGGGGTATTGGCTGCTAAATCTATATTGCTGGCATTGGGCACAGATCCTGCTGTGATGCACTTATCATTGCCCTATGTACAGTGGATGCTCGCCGGCAGCCCGCTATTATTTATCTATATTATTTATACCTCTATTTTACGTGGTGTGGGTGACAGTATTACCCCGCTGATTGCACTGGGCATGACCAGCTTGATTGGACTGTTTATTACCCCTGTGCTGATTGCCGGATATTTTGGCTTTCCTAAAATGGGTATTATCGCGCCTGCCATTGCCACCATTGTGGGTTATTTGGCGGTGCTGATTTTCCTGTTTGTGTACTTAAATAAAAAGAATCATCCGTTAAAACCAGATCGTGCCCTGTGTAAATTTATTCGCTATGACCCTGAAATCAGCAAAGTGATTCTTCGCTTGGGTATTCCAACAGGCATTCAAATGGTCACCACATCTGTTGCAGGTTTGGTCATCGTAGGTCTGGTCAACCGTTATGGCTCAGATGCTACCGCTGCCTATGGCGCAGTCAATCAGGTGCTCAATTATATTCAATTCCCTGCGCTTTCGATTGGTATTGCAGCCTCGATATTTGCGGCACAAGCCATTGGTGCGGGTAAAGCAGATTCACTGTCTAAAGTAACCAAAACCGCTTTGAGCATGAATATTTTGATTACGGGTAGCTTGGTCATCTTGGCGTATTTATTCTCTAAATATTTAATGGCACTGTTTATTACAGATCCAGCTGTGGTGGTTTTGGGTCAACAACTTTTGTTTATTGTGCTGTGGGCCATTCTCTTCTTTGGTGCGAGTGCCATATTTGCTTCTATTATGCGCGCCAGTGGTACAGTGACTGTACCCATGATTATCAACATTATTGCGATTCTTTTGATTGAACTGCCATGTGCATATCTGTTTAGCGATTGGTGGGGCTTAGAAGGCATTTGGTATGCCTATGCGCTTGCCTTTGTGTGCTTATGCATGATGCAAGGACTGTATTATCAGTTTGTGTGGAAGAAAAAAACCGTCGAAGTGTTGATTTAG
- a CDS encoding IS630 transposase-related protein, protein MPKVYSVDLREKVMQFYEENNHKSYTCKTFKISRTTLDDWILLQNTTGELKQPKINAGRPTKIKDMDAFKHFIETTEFSQVKDLIPLFEQKFGYPILYSTLLKAIHRLGWTRKKRVFSISKPTK, encoded by the coding sequence ATGCCTAAAGTATATTCAGTGGATTTACGTGAAAAAGTCATGCAGTTTTATGAAGAAAATAATCACAAATCATATACATGTAAAACCTTTAAAATATCTAGAACCACTTTGGATGATTGGATTCTTCTTCAAAACACCACTGGAGAATTGAAACAGCCTAAAATCAATGCAGGTCGACCCACTAAAATCAAGGATATGGATGCTTTCAAACACTTTATTGAAACTACTGAATTTTCTCAAGTGAAAGATCTCATCCCTTTATTTGAACAAAAGTTTGGGTATCCAATCCTTTACTCAACCCTGTTAAAAGCCATTCATAGACTTGGTTGGACACGTAAAAAAAGAGTTTTCTCTATAAGCAAGCCGACAAAATAA
- a CDS encoding IS630 family transposase: protein MTRAVFNWFLPQWKEEFGEDQILYIDESGINTTDTAQYGWSKLGSRCAALKLGGHGKRLSIISAVRSNSAYQFLYPLIFQGSCDRAMFTGWLRYLLENLTKDNQDKTKRHLLILDNASIHKNGDIKKLAKDFNCRIMYLPAYSPDLNPIEKAWSVLKSKVKSIAVRFDKNIEEALDLGLKAM from the coding sequence ATAACAAGGGCTGTATTCAACTGGTTTCTTCCGCAATGGAAAGAGGAGTTTGGGGAAGATCAGATTCTTTATATTGATGAGTCTGGGATAAACACCACAGATACAGCGCAATATGGTTGGTCTAAACTAGGCAGTCGTTGCGCTGCTTTAAAATTGGGTGGTCATGGTAAAAGATTAAGTATCATCAGTGCTGTGAGGTCTAATTCAGCGTATCAGTTCCTTTACCCTTTGATTTTTCAAGGTTCATGCGATCGAGCAATGTTCACGGGATGGTTGAGATATCTACTTGAAAATTTAACCAAAGATAATCAAGATAAGACCAAAAGACATCTGCTGATTCTAGATAACGCTTCGATTCATAAGAACGGAGATATCAAAAAACTAGCCAAAGACTTTAACTGTAGAATCATGTACTTGCCTGCTTACAGTCCAGATTTAAATCCAATTGAAAAAGCATGGTCAGTGCTAAAATCCAAAGTTAAAAGTATCGCTGTCCGTTTTGACAAAAACATAGAAGAAGCGCTCGATTTAGGCTTGAAGGCAATGTAG
- a CDS encoding MbeD/MobD family mobilization/exclusion protein — MTELERHLLEALEQAQAQQQQKEADLRKMFEHTRQDNQSVKEAFKSLLESISATDETRNANLNKLVRHVSNLSDQLQDFKTQNEALTKQLQALEMQVSKLKK, encoded by the coding sequence ATGACAGAATTAGAAAGGCACTTGCTCGAAGCTTTGGAACAAGCACAGGCACAACAACAGCAGAAGGAAGCCGATTTACGCAAGATGTTCGAACATACACGGCAGGACAATCAGAGCGTCAAGGAAGCCTTCAAGAGCTTGTTAGAGAGCATCAGCGCAACAGACGAGACCCGAAACGCCAATTTGAACAAATTAGTACGGCATGTAAGCAACTTGAGCGATCAGTTACAGGACTTCAAGACACAAAACGAAGCCTTGACCAAGCAATTACAGGCATTAGAAATGCAAGTCAGCAAGTTAAAGAAATGA
- a CDS encoding methionine aminotransferase, with amino-acid sequence MIEIHSKLPAQGVTIFSVMSALAQRLGALNLSQGFPDFDAPPALLEALSQATLTGHNQYAAGDGLMSLREQVAQLFLKRDQIKIDPTTEITITPGATIGIFSAIQALIHAGDEVIIFDPSYDSYAPSVQLVGGKAIHIPLGGQNFSVDWNRVKHAISDRTRMIIVNTPHNPTGTIWSRSDWLCLIELIQDKNIVVLSDEVYEHLIFDGQQHYSALSFPELRERSIVVGSFGKTFHVTGWKTGYCIATPKLMNVFRQVYQFANFCGVTPIQVAFAQFMQQHPEHIQQLASFYQTKRDLFNQSIQGSRFKFTPSQGTYFQNLDYSDIRSDLNDLDMCQYLAEEHKIVAIPVSVFYTNPPKELKQIRFCFAKKDETLRQAGQILSKV; translated from the coding sequence ATGATCGAAATCCATTCCAAACTTCCTGCACAAGGCGTAACTATTTTTAGTGTCATGTCAGCCTTGGCGCAGCGCCTCGGTGCTTTAAATCTCTCGCAAGGATTTCCAGATTTTGACGCACCCCCTGCTTTGCTTGAAGCACTGAGTCAAGCCACCTTAACTGGGCACAATCAATACGCTGCGGGCGATGGTTTAATGTCGCTTAGAGAACAAGTGGCGCAGCTTTTTTTAAAGCGTGATCAAATAAAAATAGATCCTACAACTGAAATCACCATTACCCCAGGTGCCACGATTGGCATTTTTAGTGCCATTCAAGCCCTCATTCACGCGGGTGATGAAGTGATTATTTTTGATCCTAGTTATGACAGTTATGCACCCAGCGTACAGTTGGTCGGTGGTAAAGCCATTCATATTCCATTAGGTGGTCAAAATTTTTCAGTCGATTGGAATAGGGTGAAGCATGCCATTTCAGATCGTACCCGGATGATTATCGTCAATACGCCACATAATCCGACAGGAACAATTTGGTCTAGATCAGATTGGTTGTGTTTAATCGAGCTGATTCAAGATAAAAACATCGTGGTTCTTTCAGATGAAGTTTATGAACATCTGATTTTTGATGGACAACAGCACTATTCAGCACTTTCATTTCCCGAACTGCGAGAACGCAGCATTGTCGTCGGCTCTTTTGGTAAAACTTTTCACGTCACGGGTTGGAAAACGGGTTACTGCATTGCAACACCGAAGCTGATGAATGTGTTTCGTCAGGTATATCAATTTGCCAATTTCTGCGGTGTCACTCCTATTCAAGTGGCATTTGCTCAATTTATGCAGCAACATCCTGAGCATATTCAGCAGTTAGCAAGCTTTTATCAGACTAAACGCGATCTGTTTAATCAAAGTATTCAGGGCTCACGTTTTAAATTTACGCCCTCACAGGGCACGTATTTTCAAAATCTGGATTATAGTGACATACGATCTGATTTAAATGATCTCGACATGTGCCAATATTTGGCGGAAGAACATAAAATCGTGGCTATTCCAGTTTCGGTTTTTTATACAAATCCGCCAAAAGAGTTAAAACAAATCCGTTTTTGCTTCGCTAAAAAAGATGAAACCCTAAGACAAGCTGGGCAGATTCTGTCGAAGGTATGA
- a CDS encoding MbeB family mobilization protein yields MSKILDLAKSFEEKSSEQAKDTEQIVATEFKKHEKRLIALLNENEKAISSAIIEQNQRIRPIILKTWIIVSIGIVTAIALAWGILMYQSHKISKNAEIIAQQNLAIQELANKGGNVKLQDCIDTKNRKRLCVLVNKDAGTWSNGSLMVPMGY; encoded by the coding sequence ATGAGCAAGATTTTAGATTTGGCAAAGAGCTTCGAGGAGAAATCGAGCGAGCAAGCGAAGGATACCGAGCAGATCGTAGCAACCGAGTTCAAGAAGCACGAAAAACGCTTGATCGCCTTGCTGAACGAAAACGAGAAAGCAATCAGCTCCGCTATCATCGAGCAGAACCAACGCATACGCCCGATTATATTAAAAACATGGATAATCGTATCCATCGGTATAGTGACAGCGATCGCCCTAGCATGGGGTATTTTGATGTACCAAAGCCACAAAATCAGCAAGAACGCAGAGATTATCGCTCAACAGAACCTAGCTATCCAAGAGTTAGCAAACAAGGGGGGCAACGTGAAATTACAGGACTGTATCGACACCAAGAACCGCAAGAGACTATGCGTTTTAGTGAACAAGGACGCAGGGACTTGGAGCAATGGCAGTCTAATGGTTCCAATGGGGTATTAA